The Rhodococcus rhodochrous DNA window CGGTGAAGTCGGCGCCGACGGCGCCGACGAGCACCGGCGTTCCGCCGAGCACACCCATCGCGAAGGCGATGTTGCCGCCCACTCCGCCGCGCCGGACGACGAGATCGTCGACGAGGAAGCTCAGCGAGATGTGCGCGAGCTGGTCGGCGAGCAGCTGCTCGGCGAACCGGCCGGGGAAGCGCATGAGGTGGTCGGTGGCGATGGAGCCGGTCACGGCGATGGTCACGTGGCTGAGCCTTTCCGCGGATGTCGATGGTGTGGCTGCTCACACGGAGAGCCGTAGCGGTCCCACGGTACTACCGCGGAAACGACGGAACCCCGGCGCCGTGAAGCGCCGGGGTTCCGAAGTGCGTCCTCAGCTCAGTTGAACGAGTCGCCGCAGGCGCACGACCCCGTGGCATTCGGGTTGTCGATGGTGAAGCCCTGCTTCTCGATGGTGTCGACGAAGTCGATCGACGCACCCTCGACGTACGGCGCGCTCATCCGGTCGACGGCGAGCGTCACACCGGCGAATTCCTTCGTGAGGTCTCCGTCCAGCGTGCGGTCGTCGAAGAACAGCTGGTACCGCAGACCGGCACAGCCTCCGGGCTGCACGGCGATACGCAGTGCGAGGTCGTCGCGGCCCTCCTGATCGAGCAGTGCCTTCGCCTTCGCAGCGGCGGCCTCGGTCAGGATGACGCCGTGAGTATCGGTCTCTTGCTGCACAGTCATGGGCGCTCCCTGTCGTTCGTGTCGAAACCCGATGGTTCAACGGTACCGCGCCGGAATCTATTCCTCGTGGACGAGTCGGGCCGAGCGTGGTATGGCATATGGAATTTCCCGCTTCTCTCCACTATCCCATAGCCTGGTGGTGTGAAGTTGCTACGCCGCGGTGGTTCCGACGACTCCGCCGATCACCAGGTTCCTGCGACCGAGGACTCCCCGGCCGCGACTCCCGACGATTCCGCGTCCGCGAAGGCGACGACCGGTAAGGGGCGTC harbors:
- a CDS encoding HesB/IscA family protein; the protein is MTVQQETDTHGVILTEAAAAKAKALLDQEGRDDLALRIAVQPGGCAGLRYQLFFDDRTLDGDLTKEFAGVTLAVDRMSAPYVEGASIDFVDTIEKQGFTIDNPNATGSCACGDSFN